The DNA region GCTATTAGCAACTATATCTAACAATCCTACTCTAAAGCTTTCAGTTAACTCTGGTTCATGGATTCCAGGGCAAATAATTATACTCATCTTTAACACTACTTTTGATTTTTTTTACTCTTCCGATGTACAGAGCTTTTTCAAAAATCAAGTATTTTTTATATATATTACCATATTTTTACTGAGTAAATTATAGCCTCTTCATATATTTTTCCGAAATAATACTATTTTAAAAACCTATTAATTTTGATTATAAATAATATTAGATTAATCTCAGCAATCAAATGTTTATTTATTACCTAATTATCCTTATAGTTTTATTAGTAACTATTTTTATTGTTTTATATAATAGTTTAATACAGAAAAAGAATCAAGTTAATAATGCATTTTCTACTATTGATGTGATTCTGCAAAAAAGAAGCGATTTGATACCTAGACTTGTGACCTTAGCTCAAATATATATGCAATTTGAGCAAAAAACATTGATAGAAATTAGCAGACTCAGAAGTAGAGCAACTTCAAAAAACTTAAGCGACAATAGCCGAGTTGCTGTAGAAGACCAAATTTCGAGAATGTTAAAGAAAATTATAGTAATAGTTGAAGCATATCCCGAATTAAAAACAAACGACCATTTTATCCAATTACAATATTCTTTAAGTGAAGTAGAGGAACAACTTTCCGCCGCTAGAAGATTTTATAACTCTGCCGTAACTGAATATAATAATGCTGTAGAAATGTTTCCGACAAATATTATAGCTTCGTGCCTGAAATTTCAATTAAAATTGCAGTTTCAAGCTAATTCACAAGCAAGAAATAATGTAAGTATTCAAATAAACCATAAATAACTTTAAAAAATATGCCAAAATTTAGTTCCACACAAAATCAAGAATTATTAAATGGAATAGCTAAACTCTTAGAATACAAAAACTACAATTTAGCACTTCAGGGGTTGGAAAGTTTTTTCCAAAAGAATACAGAATCTAATACAAAAGAGTATTTGTATGCACGAGTATTGCTTTTAGACGCATACTTCTACAATGGACGCTTTGATCAAGCAATTAACTTATGCCAAGAATTGAGCAATAGTAAACATAAAACGACTCAGATATTAGCACAATACTATCTTGCCGAAATATTTACAGAAACTAAACCTAAAGCACAAAAATCATCGCTAAATTCAACTAAAAGTTCACTCACCCCTACACAAGAAACTGAACTTATAAACACTGGGTATGAAGCTATTACTAAAAAACGCTATAAAAAAGCAATCCAAGCATTAAAGATTTTTTGTCAAGCTGCTTCTCCGGCTACAAAAAAATATTTGTTAGCACACAAATGGCTGATAAAAGCCTATCACGAGAATGGGCAAACTAATCAAGCGATCGCTCTTTGTCAGCAGCTTCTAATTAATGAACACGAACCAACAAGAAAATGGGCAAGGCAAGTTTTATTTACAGACCTATTTACAGATGATATTAATGTGTCTGCAACTTCACCAAACTCCACTGAATCAGAAGTTAAGCTACAACCACCAAGCGAAACCTTGCCAGAAGAACCCGAACCAGCTATTGAAAAATTTACCCCTAAAACATTAAAGGAATTCAAAGTATTTTGTCAGCAAAATTTATTGGTAGAATTAAAAGTATTTGAATCTCGTAGGAAACAAGCTTTATTATCTATAGTTATTCTTCATGTACTTTTTTTATCTTTTTTAATTATAACGTTCAAGCTTCTTTCTCTGATATCTTTTGATATCAAAGATTATATTTATATTGAAGAACCTTCCTTATTTGAAAGTCACTCTACACCAATAGCTGTAGTATTTATATGTATATTGATAATTTTTCTTTTTTCATCTTTCAATTATTTATTGGGATTTTTCTTAGCTTTTTGGATTTGGATATTTTTGTATTCAAGAGCTTTTGAAGGCTTTTCCGCAGGTTTTACAGACAAAATATCTGAAAAAATATTTAATTTTGTCAATCAAAATAAGAATTTAAAATATCTGAGTTCTTACTCCAAAGAAGATGGTATTAATTTTTTGCAACATAGCCAACTATTCAAAGGACTTATCAATCCAAACAAGATTGAACATAATGTTTATATTTATGGTAAAATCAATGGTATTGATATCTCTTTCTCGAATATTCGTGCAGAATTAGAATTAAAACATGATTGGACTAATTTTTTAGATCCTATCTTTTTTAGAAGTAGGAGATATGAAACAATAATTCAATATAATATATTTTATCTGTTTATATTTTCATTTTTACGTTCTATATATTTGTTAATTTTTATTTTACCATTTACATTTAGTGCTTTAATTACTAGACTTGTAAAAATTATTCCATATATATTCATTAATATTTTATGTGGAAAAAATATTGAGTACAAAAGATTTAAATCTGAAGTTTTAAACAATCAAGTTACCCGAACAAGTTTAATCTTTAAAGGATTGTTTTTTAAAACTAAGTTTAACAAAAATTTGCGGACTGTTACAATTGTTCAGCCAAAAATTATCAACGCTAATATCCATGCTCTTAATCATGCTAAAAAACAGGTAATTAAATTAGAA from Nostoc commune NIES-4072 includes:
- a CDS encoding LemA family protein; this encodes MFIYYLIILIVLLVTIFIVLYNSLIQKKNQVNNAFSTIDVILQKRSDLIPRLVTLAQIYMQFEQKTLIEISRLRSRATSKNLSDNSRVAVEDQISRMLKKIIVIVEAYPELKTNDHFIQLQYSLSEVEEQLSAARRFYNSAVTEYNNAVEMFPTNIIASCLKFQLKLQFQANSQARNNVSIQINHK
- a CDS encoding DUF3137 domain-containing protein, which translates into the protein MPKFSSTQNQELLNGIAKLLEYKNYNLALQGLESFFQKNTESNTKEYLYARVLLLDAYFYNGRFDQAINLCQELSNSKHKTTQILAQYYLAEIFTETKPKAQKSSLNSTKSSLTPTQETELINTGYEAITKKRYKKAIQALKIFCQAASPATKKYLLAHKWLIKAYHENGQTNQAIALCQQLLINEHEPTRKWARQVLFTDLFTDDINVSATSPNSTESEVKLQPPSETLPEEPEPAIEKFTPKTLKEFKVFCQQNLLVELKVFESRRKQALLSIVILHVLFLSFLIITFKLLSLISFDIKDYIYIEEPSLFESHSTPIAVVFICILIIFLFSSFNYLLGFFLAFWIWIFLYSRAFEGFSAGFTDKISEKIFNFVNQNKNLKYLSSYSKEDGINFLQHSQLFKGLINPNKIEHNVYIYGKINGIDISFSNIRAELELKHDWTNFLDPIFFRSRRYETIIQYNIFYLFIFSFLRSIYLLIFILPFTFSALITRLVKIIPYIFINILCGKNIEYKRFKSEVLNNQVTRTSLIFKGLFFKTKFNKNLRTVTIVQPKIINANIHALNHAKKQVIKLEDPEFAKLFTVYGDDQIEARYVLSTSLMDKIVNFRKKTNRNIYISFVEDMMYIAIEEAVENNIFDPNLYKSVLSFAPLREYFETLNLMLGIVEDLNLDRRI